One region of Bacterioplanoides sp. SCSIO 12839 genomic DNA includes:
- a CDS encoding DUF4381 domain-containing protein, whose product MNPTALPSAAPQHQAQAQSLPLKELHLPEAIHWWPLAPGWWLLIVLVIGLSVLFGWLLYRRYQSNRDKRAAKRALQQSYQAWQQHQNNQLFLQQANQILKRLCRSRLPQGLSLSGDAWVDFLNQSATTTPFTGNNAQALSQGLYCPAEQLAELQPDAFLAACNNWLKHLNRHKETV is encoded by the coding sequence ATGAATCCAACAGCATTACCTTCAGCTGCGCCTCAACACCAGGCCCAAGCCCAGTCACTGCCATTAAAAGAGCTGCACTTACCAGAAGCCATTCACTGGTGGCCTCTGGCACCCGGATGGTGGCTGTTGATTGTCCTGGTTATTGGACTATCCGTCTTATTCGGTTGGCTGTTGTATCGGCGTTATCAATCCAACCGTGATAAACGAGCCGCCAAGCGCGCTTTGCAACAGAGCTATCAGGCATGGCAACAGCACCAAAATAATCAGTTATTTTTGCAACAAGCCAATCAGATTCTGAAGCGCCTGTGCCGTTCACGCCTGCCGCAAGGTTTGTCGCTCAGTGGAGATGCCTGGGTGGATTTTCTTAATCAGTCAGCCACCACCACACCGTTTACCGGCAATAATGCCCAAGCATTAAGCCAGGGCTTATATTGCCCGGCGGAACAGCTCGCTGAACTGCAACCCGATGCCTTTCTAGCGGCTTGTAACAACTGGCTGAAACACCTCAACCGCCACAAGGAAACTGTGTAA
- a CDS encoding VWA domain-containing protein: MMEWIQQFHFLRPLWLLALLPALLFFILLLKRQLGAGQWHKAVDAHLLPHLLDNSLQRNNHSGTWLILFAWLITTLALAGPSWQKLPAPVQKNQDALVILLDMSLSMAAQDVTPDRATRAIQKITDIIRARQDGLTALISYSGEAHTVTPLTDDRDTIQNLLPSLSPFIMPKPGSRPDKAIALAQQLVSDTGINHAQLLLITDGIQHKDIRRIKTVLDPQRFRLSVLAVGTAEGAPVAVPNSGFLRDGSGNIVLPQLDLKPIRELSQQLSTPWQALRFDDSDWQSLLTNDVQLEQQLSSQQTQFDQWHDQGYWLIFLLLPITLMLFRRGVLFMPPATLLLTLFIIMPLLQPQSALADDQSSPSLWDNLWQTPNQQGAKLLESNPAEAASRFEHPDWQGVAAYRAGDYQQSLDAFANNQTATGRYNYGNALAQNGQYQEALAAYDEALQQNPDFADARENRAIVEQALKQQQQEQQQNQQSSNQQQDSEQQQKQDQQQQGSDQQQSSEQQNSNQQNSEQQKPGQQKPAKQKNASEQNQSSQEDDSFAEQKARENAEQKAKESAEQKAKENSEQESKANIEQEAKENAVQENQAQQPQPQTETQTDLSREEQAAMQQWLNRIPDEPGNLLQRKFLYQYRQQAGDNEQQEDVLW, from the coding sequence ATGATGGAGTGGATTCAGCAGTTTCATTTTCTCCGCCCGTTATGGTTATTAGCCCTGCTCCCGGCTTTGCTGTTTTTTATCCTGTTACTGAAACGCCAGCTCGGTGCCGGACAATGGCACAAAGCGGTGGACGCTCACCTGCTGCCGCACCTGCTGGATAATAGCCTGCAACGCAATAATCACAGCGGTACCTGGTTGATATTATTCGCCTGGTTAATCACCACACTGGCACTGGCTGGCCCAAGCTGGCAAAAACTTCCGGCACCAGTACAAAAAAATCAGGATGCACTGGTTATTTTATTGGATATGTCACTGTCTATGGCGGCGCAAGACGTAACACCCGATCGCGCCACCCGGGCTATTCAGAAAATTACCGATATTATTCGTGCGCGTCAGGATGGTCTGACGGCATTAATCAGTTATTCCGGTGAAGCTCATACCGTTACACCACTCACCGATGACCGCGATACCATTCAGAACCTGCTGCCGTCACTGTCACCGTTTATTATGCCTAAGCCAGGCAGTCGCCCGGACAAAGCCATTGCTCTGGCACAGCAGCTGGTCAGTGATACGGGCATTAATCACGCCCAATTATTGTTAATTACCGATGGCATACAGCATAAAGATATCCGCCGCATTAAAACGGTATTGGACCCACAACGCTTCCGACTATCGGTATTAGCGGTAGGTACCGCCGAAGGAGCCCCGGTTGCGGTCCCTAACAGTGGATTTTTACGCGATGGCAGCGGCAATATTGTTTTGCCACAGTTAGATTTAAAACCCATACGCGAATTATCACAGCAGTTGTCGACACCCTGGCAAGCGCTGCGCTTCGACGATAGCGATTGGCAAAGCCTGCTCACTAACGACGTGCAGCTTGAACAACAATTATCGTCGCAACAAACGCAATTTGATCAATGGCATGACCAGGGTTATTGGTTAATTTTTCTGCTGTTACCCATCACCTTAATGTTATTCCGGCGCGGCGTATTATTTATGCCGCCGGCGACATTACTACTGACCTTATTCATTATTATGCCGCTGTTACAGCCACAATCCGCGTTGGCTGACGACCAAAGCAGTCCATCGCTGTGGGATAACTTATGGCAAACACCAAATCAGCAAGGTGCAAAATTATTGGAATCCAACCCAGCTGAAGCTGCCTCTCGATTTGAACATCCGGATTGGCAAGGGGTTGCTGCTTATCGTGCCGGTGATTACCAGCAATCACTCGACGCTTTCGCCAATAATCAAACCGCGACAGGTCGTTACAACTATGGCAATGCACTGGCGCAGAACGGTCAGTATCAGGAAGCACTGGCGGCCTACGATGAAGCATTGCAACAAAACCCTGATTTTGCCGATGCTCGCGAGAATCGTGCGATTGTTGAGCAAGCACTGAAGCAGCAGCAACAAGAGCAGCAACAGAACCAACAAAGTTCAAACCAGCAACAAGATTCAGAACAACAACAAAAACAGGATCAACAGCAGCAAGGTTCAGATCAGCAACAGAGTTCTGAACAACAAAACTCTAACCAACAAAACTCAGAACAACAGAAGCCGGGTCAACAGAAACCGGCTAAACAGAAAAACGCTTCCGAACAAAACCAATCTAGTCAGGAAGATGATTCTTTTGCAGAACAAAAAGCAAGGGAGAACGCCGAGCAAAAAGCGAAAGAAAGCGCCGAGCAGAAAGCAAAGGAAAACTCCGAGCAAGAGTCAAAAGCGAACATAGAACAAGAAGCCAAAGAAAATGCTGTGCAGGAAAATCAGGCTCAACAACCTCAACCCCAAACCGAAACCCAAACAGACCTGAGCCGTGAAGAACAAGCCGCGATGCAGCAATGGCTCAATCGAATTCCCGATGAACCCGGCAATTTATTACAGCGAAAATTTCTTTATCAGTATCGCCAACAAGCCGGAGACAATGAACAACAGGAGGATGTTTTATGGTAA
- a CDS encoding MoxR family ATPase has product MTQQEFPEQQGFAQLKQSLQQQIIGQPHLVERLLISLLADGHLLVEGAPGLAKTKAINALAERLEGDFKRVQFTPDLLPGDITGTEVYRPEQQSFDFQAGPIFHNLILADEINRAPAKVQSALLEAMAERQVTVGGVTRALPELFLVMATQNPIEQEGTYPLPEAQLDRFLMHVSIDYPDAEAEQQILRLARGEALHQDNHIDVTLSQQDIFAARQQALALHMSEPVEQYIVQLIMATRKPQDYGDDLASWIEFGASPRGTIALDRCARAHAWLQGRDFVSPDDVQAVLHDVLRHRLLLSFEAEASGMTANKVINELIQRVAVG; this is encoded by the coding sequence ATGACACAACAAGAGTTTCCAGAACAACAAGGATTTGCACAACTCAAGCAATCGCTGCAACAGCAAATCATCGGACAACCCCATTTAGTCGAGCGCTTATTAATCAGTTTGCTGGCCGATGGCCATCTGTTAGTGGAAGGCGCACCGGGCTTGGCAAAAACCAAAGCCATTAATGCACTGGCTGAACGTCTGGAAGGCGATTTCAAACGGGTGCAGTTCACTCCGGACTTATTGCCCGGCGATATCACCGGTACCGAGGTGTACCGCCCGGAGCAACAATCGTTTGATTTTCAGGCTGGTCCTATTTTCCATAACCTGATTCTGGCCGACGAAATTAACCGGGCTCCGGCTAAAGTCCAGAGCGCCTTACTGGAAGCCATGGCAGAACGTCAGGTCACCGTCGGGGGCGTTACCCGCGCTCTGCCCGAGCTGTTTCTGGTAATGGCCACACAAAACCCGATTGAACAGGAAGGCACCTATCCACTGCCGGAAGCTCAGCTGGATCGTTTCCTGATGCACGTCAGCATTGATTATCCGGATGCCGAGGCAGAACAACAGATTCTACGCCTGGCACGAGGCGAAGCCTTACATCAGGACAACCACATCGATGTGACACTCAGCCAGCAGGATATTTTTGCCGCACGCCAGCAGGCATTGGCATTACACATGAGCGAGCCAGTTGAACAATATATCGTTCAGTTAATTATGGCGACGCGCAAACCTCAGGATTACGGTGACGACCTGGCCAGCTGGATTGAATTTGGCGCCAGCCCGCGAGGCACCATTGCACTTGATCGTTGTGCCCGCGCACACGCTTGGTTACAAGGCCGTGACTTTGTCAGCCCGGATGATGTTCAGGCGGTATTACATGATGTGTTACGTCATCGTTTGTTATTAAGCTTTGAAGCGGAAGCCAGTGGCATGACGGCCAATAAAGTGATCAACGAATTAATCCAGCGAGTGGCTGTAGGCTGA
- a CDS encoding BatD family protein gives MVTPVKRIHNLPIQWWLTLLFGLLIANISMAADLTASVDRKVVGENDTFTLLLRYNEQVSFRSPDLSPLEKDFRVLNKKQSTQFRSINGNSEYFTDWAIVLSPQKTGKITIPAIRFNGASTQPIVIDVQPVSASVKEKLAKEFFFDISISEGPVYVQGQILYTEKFYYTTSPEGASLSDFKVTDARVQQLGEVRSYQTIIEGQRFGVFERQFAVFPEESGTLVIPGQRFSGRISNPYDRWSRGQPLSVVSKPIEINVLPIPAEYPQSPWLPSTKVSIRESFSDNNQNWTVGEPITRSIILKAQGLSGSQLPAIALPVVDKLRYYPDQSNHSETVNEAGINGELEQSMAVVPTAAGRLVLPEIRVPWWNTRLQKTEYAVLPSRTIEVQAATQTADSAAIGSTATDTAASNPGHTQQQSSSSLTLSHNGQGIWVIVSALLLITNLLSVFWLWRVYHRNPAKPTQKPDSHLREKDSWKAFQQACRANNANTIRTSLIAWAKLRYPDNHINQLTQLKQLSNEPKLHAALDELNAHLYAADTSSAFNGGNLLALVKNMESQQKNNRGSSELKPLYGT, from the coding sequence ATGGTAACGCCTGTCAAACGAATACATAACCTGCCCATTCAATGGTGGCTGACTTTACTCTTCGGTTTGTTAATTGCCAATATCAGTATGGCAGCCGATCTGACGGCCAGTGTTGATCGTAAAGTGGTTGGTGAAAACGACACCTTCACCTTACTGCTGCGTTATAACGAACAGGTCAGTTTCCGTAGCCCGGATCTGTCACCACTGGAAAAAGATTTTCGGGTATTAAATAAAAAACAATCGACCCAGTTTCGTTCCATCAACGGCAACTCAGAATATTTCACCGACTGGGCCATTGTGCTGTCTCCTCAAAAAACCGGAAAAATCACCATACCCGCCATCCGTTTTAACGGTGCCAGCACACAACCCATTGTGATCGATGTTCAGCCTGTATCGGCTTCCGTAAAAGAAAAACTCGCCAAGGAATTTTTCTTTGATATCAGCATCAGCGAAGGCCCTGTTTATGTGCAGGGGCAAATCCTCTATACCGAAAAGTTTTATTACACCACATCGCCAGAAGGTGCTTCTCTGTCTGATTTTAAAGTCACTGACGCCCGGGTACAGCAACTTGGCGAAGTTCGCTCTTATCAGACCATTATTGAAGGCCAGCGTTTTGGTGTATTTGAACGCCAGTTTGCTGTCTTCCCAGAGGAAAGTGGCACATTGGTGATTCCCGGGCAACGCTTCAGTGGGCGTATCAGCAACCCTTATGACCGCTGGAGCCGCGGCCAACCGCTCAGTGTGGTCAGCAAACCGATTGAAATTAATGTGCTCCCTATCCCCGCGGAATATCCACAATCTCCCTGGTTGCCGAGCACTAAGGTGAGCATCCGTGAGTCCTTTTCAGATAACAACCAGAACTGGACGGTGGGTGAACCCATTACCCGCAGCATTATTCTCAAAGCACAGGGCTTAAGCGGAAGTCAGTTACCGGCAATTGCCCTGCCTGTGGTTGATAAGTTGCGTTATTACCCAGACCAGTCCAATCATTCAGAAACGGTCAATGAAGCTGGTATTAATGGTGAACTGGAACAATCGATGGCAGTAGTGCCAACCGCTGCAGGCCGACTGGTTCTGCCTGAAATTCGGGTTCCCTGGTGGAATACCCGGCTGCAAAAAACAGAATATGCCGTACTGCCATCTCGAACTATCGAGGTTCAGGCCGCCACACAAACGGCTGATTCAGCTGCCATTGGCTCAACCGCAACGGATACAGCAGCAAGCAACCCTGGCCACACACAGCAGCAATCATCCTCCTCACTTACCCTTTCTCACAACGGGCAAGGTATCTGGGTCATTGTTTCGGCCTTATTACTCATCACCAACCTGCTCAGTGTTTTCTGGCTGTGGCGTGTTTATCACCGCAATCCGGCAAAGCCGACCCAGAAGCCTGATTCGCACCTCCGTGAAAAAGACAGCTGGAAGGCTTTCCAGCAGGCTTGCCGGGCAAACAATGCCAACACCATCAGAACCAGCCTGATAGCCTGGGCCAAACTGCGTTACCCGGATAATCACATCAACCAACTGACTCAACTTAAGCAATTAAGCAACGAACCCAAATTGCATGCCGCACTCGATGAACTGAACGCACATTTGTACGCAGCAGATACCAGCAGCGCGTTTAATGGTGGAAACTTACTTGCGTTGGTAAAAAATATGGAAAGTCAGCAGAAAAACAATCGTGGCTCTTCTGAGTTAAAGCCGCTTTATGGCACTTAA
- a CDS encoding sensor domain-containing diguanylate cyclase, producing MPDKKAWLLDQPLELVPFSKWQKTVDLMTTLFQAPAGFIVQHTHQGYQTTIASQQDENPYGPGAVIEPDENIFCRKIVQTGQELYVQKATEEHEWQTNPEVANDGFNSYLGVPIHWPNGQPFGTICVMDFKVTNYDDSYMELIRQFRDIVQADLLLLDHFDQFRELAMTDELTRLYNRRGFETVAQQRIQLAKRNDARLALIYMDMNGLKGINDQLGHHLGDKALTYVAESLRQHFRSSDVLARIGGDEFLLLAETDNLNALNDSCDKVDQALKQYFSEHPTITTGVSFGVLQIDDMHLPLAHWINHADEKMYRHKASRSA from the coding sequence ATGCCAGATAAAAAAGCATGGTTGCTTGATCAACCTTTAGAGCTGGTTCCTTTCAGTAAATGGCAAAAAACCGTCGACCTGATGACAACCTTATTCCAGGCTCCGGCAGGTTTTATTGTGCAGCATACCCATCAAGGTTACCAAACCACGATCGCCAGTCAGCAAGATGAAAACCCTTACGGCCCAGGTGCAGTCATTGAGCCGGATGAGAATATTTTTTGCCGTAAAATTGTACAAACAGGGCAAGAACTGTACGTACAAAAAGCAACGGAAGAGCATGAGTGGCAAACGAACCCAGAAGTCGCCAATGATGGCTTTAACTCGTATCTCGGCGTTCCCATTCATTGGCCCAATGGCCAACCGTTCGGCACCATTTGTGTGATGGACTTTAAAGTCACGAACTATGACGACAGTTACATGGAACTGATTCGTCAGTTCCGCGATATTGTTCAGGCTGACCTGCTATTACTGGATCACTTCGATCAATTCCGTGAATTGGCCATGACTGATGAATTAACCAGACTCTACAATCGCCGTGGTTTTGAAACCGTTGCGCAACAGCGCATTCAGCTGGCGAAGCGCAATGATGCCCGTTTAGCTCTGATCTATATGGATATGAACGGTTTAAAAGGTATCAATGATCAGTTAGGACATCATCTGGGCGATAAAGCCCTGACTTATGTTGCTGAATCTTTGCGCCAACATTTCAGAAGCAGCGATGTGTTGGCCAGGATTGGTGGTGACGAGTTTTTGTTATTGGCTGAAACTGACAACCTGAACGCTTTAAATGACAGTTGCGATAAAGTTGACCAGGCTTTAAAACAGTATTTTTCTGAGCATCCGACCATCACGACCGGTGTGAGTTTTGGTGTACTGCAGATAGACGATATGCATTTACCACTGGCCCATTGGATTAACCATGCAGACGAAAAGATGTATCGACATAAGGCCAGCCGCTCAGCATAA
- a CDS encoding DUF58 domain-containing protein, giving the protein MLTERFSSGVDILPSNLVGLRELASQIPLRKQKRILNDLAGTHTSGIRGRGLDFAEVRQYQAGDDIRAMDWRVTARTGEAHIKLFREERERPVMIVCDLRANMQFGTRRTLKSVLAADLSALLSWAALNNGDRIGGLVFDDQQEIDLRPKTGRKQVLQLLHNLADLPSSLTSNSHTKPEATASPETASSPAQRMQQICRHLRRVVRPGSAIFFISDWHGFDDHCEQQLFNVSRHSELTAIHLSDPMEAELPPAGLYNLTDGTNKLMLDTHSQQARQQHRQLFAQQQQQLAQHMSRLKVPLISLSTNDEPLNKLRQGLGIGRAG; this is encoded by the coding sequence ATGCTCACCGAACGTTTTTCCAGCGGCGTTGATATTTTGCCCTCCAATCTGGTTGGCCTGAGAGAGTTAGCCAGCCAGATTCCACTGCGCAAGCAGAAACGTATTTTAAATGATCTGGCCGGCACCCATACCTCAGGAATTCGGGGCCGCGGTCTCGACTTTGCCGAAGTGCGCCAGTACCAGGCAGGAGATGATATCCGCGCGATGGATTGGCGGGTCACCGCACGCACCGGAGAAGCGCATATAAAACTGTTCCGGGAAGAGCGAGAGCGCCCGGTGATGATTGTCTGTGACCTCAGAGCAAATATGCAGTTTGGCACCCGTCGTACCTTAAAAAGTGTGCTGGCTGCCGACCTGAGCGCCCTGCTCAGCTGGGCAGCACTGAACAATGGTGATCGCATCGGTGGTCTGGTGTTTGATGATCAGCAGGAAATTGATTTACGTCCGAAAACTGGCCGCAAGCAGGTATTACAGCTGCTGCATAATCTGGCCGACCTACCTTCGTCGTTGACGTCCAATTCTCATACAAAACCTGAAGCTACAGCATCGCCTGAAACTGCCTCATCGCCTGCACAACGGATGCAGCAGATTTGTCGTCATTTACGACGCGTGGTTCGCCCCGGCAGCGCTATCTTTTTTATCAGTGATTGGCATGGCTTTGATGATCATTGTGAGCAGCAATTATTTAATGTCAGTCGCCACAGTGAACTGACCGCCATTCATTTATCCGATCCGATGGAAGCCGAACTGCCACCAGCGGGTTTATATAACCTCACTGACGGCACGAACAAACTGATGCTGGATACGCACTCTCAACAGGCGCGCCAACAACATCGACAACTCTTTGCCCAGCAACAACAACAGCTGGCGCAACATATGTCACGCCTGAAGGTTCCTTTGATTTCACTCTCTACCAATGATGAGCCCCTGAATAAATTGCGGCAGGGATTAGGCATAGGACGAGCAGGATGA
- a CDS encoding VWA domain-containing protein, translating into MELTWHWPWAFLFIPLPWIIRAFIPAAKTQQAALRVPSLSGWSRDQHQQTQSLDSQRGQWLLPLAIWLCVLTALARPYQSGDVVQMPISGRDLMLAVDISQSMEAEDMSWNNRPVNRLFVVKQVLNDFIQQRQGDRLGLLLFGSNAYLQAPLTFDTATVNQFMTEAQIGLAGKKTAIGDAIGLTIKRLQNNPENSRVMILLTDGANTAGEVEPLKAAELAAQNSVKIYTIGLGADVMEVPSFFGTRRINPSRDLDETALRQIAQQTDGAFFRARNSEELQQIYQFIDELEPTEKDPQIYRPQQNLYHWPLLTAFILSLLLTLKQLSVFQRLMPPSNNSNNESNNAGGSQ; encoded by the coding sequence ATGGAATTAACCTGGCACTGGCCCTGGGCGTTTTTATTCATTCCGCTGCCCTGGATTATTCGTGCGTTTATCCCGGCAGCCAAAACCCAGCAAGCCGCGCTACGCGTGCCATCGTTATCAGGTTGGAGCCGCGATCAACATCAGCAAACCCAATCCCTCGACAGCCAGCGTGGCCAATGGCTATTGCCTCTGGCCATCTGGCTCTGTGTACTCACCGCATTGGCCCGACCTTATCAATCCGGAGACGTTGTGCAAATGCCCATCAGCGGTCGTGACCTGATGCTGGCCGTGGATATTTCACAAAGCATGGAAGCGGAAGACATGAGCTGGAATAACCGGCCGGTTAATCGCTTATTTGTGGTGAAACAGGTGCTGAATGATTTTATTCAACAACGCCAGGGTGACCGGCTGGGGCTGTTGTTATTTGGTTCTAATGCCTATTTGCAGGCACCACTGACGTTTGATACGGCGACGGTGAACCAATTTATGACGGAAGCACAAATTGGTCTTGCCGGTAAAAAGACAGCCATTGGTGACGCCATTGGCCTGACCATCAAACGTTTACAGAATAATCCCGAAAACAGCCGGGTGATGATTTTATTAACCGACGGTGCTAACACCGCCGGCGAAGTTGAGCCGTTAAAAGCCGCTGAATTAGCCGCTCAGAACAGCGTGAAAATTTACACCATTGGCCTGGGCGCGGATGTTATGGAAGTGCCGAGTTTCTTTGGCACCCGTCGCATTAATCCGTCCCGTGACCTCGATGAAACAGCCTTACGCCAAATTGCTCAGCAAACCGACGGTGCGTTTTTCCGTGCCCGAAACAGTGAAGAGTTGCAGCAAATTTATCAGTTTATCGATGAATTAGAACCAACCGAAAAAGACCCACAAATATATCGTCCCCAACAAAATTTGTATCACTGGCCATTATTAACGGCATTTATTCTGAGCTTGTTGCTGACACTAAAACAGCTGTCTGTTTTTCAGCGTCTGATGCCTCCTTCCAATAACTCAAATAATGAGAGCAACAATGCCGGAGGATCGCAATGA
- the ligA gene encoding NAD-dependent DNA ligase LigA, with the protein MSQQDDLFSAADPAAVSVSEQSKTAQRAEILRNQLNDYNHQYYVLDNPTVPDAEYDRLLRELQDIEREHPELKTPDSPTQKVGAMPLSAFEQVAHEMAMLSLDNAMNAEEFADFYARVQKQLNTSDDIEFACEPKLDGAAVSILYENGVLVRAATRGDGQTGENITQNVRTIKNVPLKLVGDYPQRVEVRGEVYMPLDGFEAYNAKALAAEEKVFANPRNAAAGSLRQLDSKITAKRPLEFCSYGIGVVSDDFDMPESLSGIFQRVKSWGIKINDELTVAKNLIEAQAFYDGLGEKRHSLPYEIDGTVFKVNNLALQQQLGFVARAPRWAIAYKFPAVEEMTVLENVDFQVGRTGAITPVARLNPVKVAGVVVSNATLHNADEIARLDVKIGDTVIIRRAGDVIPQVVSVVTDRRPDNASDIIFPNTCPVCDSDVERVEGEAVARCTGGLVCSAQRKEAIKHFVSRKALDVEGLGDKLIDQLVEQDLIHSVDDLFHLTLEQLAGLERMAEKSAQNVLDALEQSKQTTLGRFLYALGIREVGTVTANNLASYFGFLQWIMVADKETLLAVNDVGDIVASHIVNFFAEAHNRNIIEQLKLAGIQWPEQEPVTAADDAPLSGKVAVITGTLASMGRDQAKEYLEQLGVKVTGSVSKKTDFLVAGEKAGSKLTKAQSLDVEVLDNDAFMALLAEHGIEHV; encoded by the coding sequence ATGAGCCAACAAGATGATCTTTTTTCCGCCGCAGACCCTGCGGCGGTTTCCGTTTCAGAGCAAAGCAAAACCGCACAGCGTGCTGAGATTTTGCGTAATCAGCTGAACGACTATAACCATCAATATTATGTTCTCGATAATCCTACTGTACCGGACGCGGAGTATGATCGTCTGTTACGTGAACTGCAGGATATTGAGCGTGAGCACCCCGAGTTAAAAACTCCGGATTCACCCACTCAGAAAGTGGGTGCCATGCCGTTATCGGCGTTTGAGCAGGTTGCGCATGAAATGGCGATGTTATCGCTGGATAACGCCATGAATGCCGAAGAGTTTGCTGATTTTTACGCGCGGGTACAAAAACAACTGAATACCTCTGATGATATTGAATTTGCCTGCGAGCCTAAGCTGGATGGCGCCGCAGTGAGTATTCTTTATGAAAATGGCGTTCTTGTGCGTGCGGCAACCCGGGGTGATGGTCAGACCGGTGAAAATATTACCCAGAATGTGCGTACCATTAAAAACGTACCGTTAAAGCTGGTGGGCGACTATCCGCAGCGAGTGGAAGTTCGTGGTGAAGTGTATATGCCACTGGACGGTTTTGAAGCCTACAATGCCAAAGCGTTAGCCGCCGAGGAAAAAGTGTTTGCTAATCCGCGCAATGCCGCAGCGGGTTCTTTACGTCAGCTGGATTCAAAAATCACCGCCAAACGTCCGTTGGAATTCTGTTCTTACGGTATTGGTGTGGTCAGCGATGATTTTGACATGCCGGAAAGCCTGAGTGGCATTTTCCAACGGGTGAAAAGCTGGGGCATTAAAATTAATGACGAGTTAACCGTCGCTAAAAATCTGATCGAAGCTCAGGCGTTTTATGATGGCTTGGGTGAAAAACGTCATTCATTGCCCTATGAAATCGATGGTACCGTTTTTAAGGTGAATAACCTGGCACTGCAGCAGCAATTAGGTTTTGTCGCTCGCGCGCCACGCTGGGCGATTGCCTATAAATTCCCAGCGGTTGAAGAAATGACGGTGCTGGAGAATGTCGATTTTCAGGTAGGGCGTACCGGAGCCATTACTCCGGTTGCACGTTTAAACCCGGTAAAAGTTGCTGGTGTTGTCGTCAGTAATGCCACTTTGCACAATGCTGATGAAATCGCTCGGCTGGATGTAAAAATTGGCGATACCGTCATTATTCGTCGTGCTGGTGATGTAATCCCACAGGTGGTTTCAGTGGTGACTGATCGTCGCCCGGATAATGCCTCAGACATTATTTTTCCGAATACTTGCCCAGTGTGTGACTCGGATGTTGAGCGGGTCGAAGGTGAAGCCGTTGCCCGTTGCACTGGCGGTCTGGTTTGTTCTGCACAGCGTAAAGAAGCGATTAAACATTTTGTCTCGCGTAAAGCGCTGGATGTTGAAGGATTAGGTGATAAGTTAATTGATCAGCTGGTGGAGCAGGATTTAATTCACTCAGTGGATGATTTATTTCACCTGACGCTGGAGCAACTGGCAGGTCTTGAGCGTATGGCTGAAAAATCAGCGCAGAATGTTTTGGACGCGCTGGAACAGTCTAAACAAACCACCTTAGGTCGCTTTTTATACGCTTTAGGTATTCGTGAAGTGGGCACGGTGACAGCGAATAATCTGGCGTCTTATTTTGGTTTTTTACAGTGGATTATGGTTGCGGATAAAGAAACGTTATTAGCCGTTAATGATGTCGGTGACATTGTGGCTTCTCATATCGTGAACTTTTTTGCTGAAGCGCATAACCGCAACATTATTGAACAGCTGAAATTGGCGGGTATTCAATGGCCGGAACAGGAACCCGTGACGGCAGCCGATGATGCACCACTCAGTGGTAAAGTCGCTGTAATCACTGGAACACTGGCCTCCATGGGGCGTGATCAGGCAAAAGAATACCTGGAGCAACTGGGTGTGAAAGTCACGGGCAGTGTGTCGAAGAAAACCGACTTTTTGGTGGCTGGAGAAAAAGCCGGCAGCAAACTGACCAAAGCCCAAAGCCTCGATGTGGAAGTACTGGATAACGATGCCTTTATGGCATTATTGGCAGAACATGGAATTGAGCACGTTTAG